One segment of Desulfobacteraceae bacterium DNA contains the following:
- the cobJ gene encoding precorrin-3B C(17)-methyltransferase: MVGIGPGGLEHLSLRASAVLQAVDTVVGYTTYIDLVKPLLAGKEVVSTGMRQEVARVEAAIDLALGGKSCAIVSSGDPGIYAMAGLVFEMCRQRGIPLTPATAAAGAAAEALPVEVVPGIPALCAGAALLGAPLTHDFAAVSLSDLLTPWEKIARRLDAAAGADFVIVLYNPKSKKRDWQLARAQEILLRHRSPETPVGIVTSATRDRQHLSLLRLAELKDAPVDMQTVVFIGNASTTRSDGFMVTPRGYTRKYDLG; this comes from the coding sequence ATCGTCGGCATCGGCCCGGGGGGACTGGAGCACCTCTCGCTGAGGGCCAGCGCGGTGCTCCAGGCGGTGGATACGGTGGTGGGCTACACCACCTACATCGACCTGGTCAAGCCGCTGCTGGCCGGCAAGGAGGTGGTCAGCACCGGCATGCGGCAGGAGGTGGCGCGGGTCGAAGCCGCCATCGACCTGGCGCTGGGGGGTAAATCCTGCGCCATCGTCTCCAGCGGCGACCCCGGCATTTACGCCATGGCCGGGCTGGTCTTCGAAATGTGCCGTCAAAGGGGCATTCCCTTGACCCCTGCGACCGCGGCAGCCGGGGCGGCCGCCGAGGCCCTGCCGGTTGAGGTGGTCCCGGGGATCCCGGCGCTGTGCGCCGGCGCCGCCCTGCTGGGCGCACCCTTGACCCACGACTTTGCGGCCGTCAGCCTGAGCGACCTCTTGACCCCGTGGGAAAAGATCGCGCGGCGCCTGGATGCCGCGGCCGGGGCCGATTTCGTTATCGTGCTCTACAACCCCAAGAGCAAAAAACGGGACTGGCAGCTTGCCCGCGCTCAGGAAATCCTGCTGCGCCACCGGTCCCCGGAAACCCCCGTGGGGATCGTGACCAGCGCCACCCGGGACCGCCAGCACCTGTCGCTGCTGCGCCTCGCGGAACTCAAGGACGCACCGGTGGACATGCAGACGGTGGTCTTCATCGGCAACGCCAGCACCACCCGCAGCGACGGGTTCATGGTGACCCCGCGGGGCTATACCCGCAAGTATGACCTTGGCTGA
- a CDS encoding cobyric acid synthase: MTALKPTPATACIAVMGTGSDVGKSVIATALCRVLADRGLRVAPFKAQNMSNNSGVTPDGLEMGRAQIVQAEAARIAPHVDMNPILLKPTSEVGSQVVLLGEALTNATAAAYHQFKARLFQEACRAYDRLAAAHDLIVMEGAGSCAEVNLMASDITNLRMADYAGARVLLVADIHRGGVFAQLVGTLACLEPAQQDQIAGFVINRFRGDLALFGDGTRWITARTAKPVFGVLPWLTDIRIEAEDSVVLENPPPHSGASHNRPRIGVIRLPHISNFTDFDPLANLEGLSLQFLEKVQELTAFGAVILPGSKNTRSDLAWLVQSGWAERLKAYAEAGGHLLGICGGYQILGQHVADPDGLEGRPGTTPGLGLLPVTTRLAAPKTTTRSRFLWGPAAGSGYEIHMGQTRRAGGRPLLAVTERNAQACSDADGCVAPGGRVMGTYMHGLFDTPDVTRAWLATIGLEAVAVGEIHGPAARDRAYDRLAAHFSRHIDTDALLAACLGGNFAGN, encoded by the coding sequence ATGACCGCTCTCAAACCGACACCAGCAACCGCCTGTATCGCCGTCATGGGCACCGGCTCGGATGTGGGCAAAAGCGTCATCGCCACAGCCCTGTGCCGGGTTTTGGCCGACCGGGGTCTGCGCGTGGCGCCCTTCAAGGCCCAGAACATGTCCAACAATTCGGGGGTCACCCCCGATGGCCTGGAAATGGGCCGCGCCCAGATCGTCCAGGCCGAGGCGGCCCGCATCGCCCCCCACGTCGACATGAACCCGATCCTGCTCAAACCCACCAGCGAGGTCGGCTCCCAGGTGGTGCTGCTGGGCGAGGCCCTCACCAACGCCACGGCCGCGGCCTACCACCAGTTCAAGGCGCGCCTCTTCCAGGAGGCCTGCCGAGCCTACGACCGCCTGGCCGCCGCCCACGACCTGATCGTAATGGAAGGCGCCGGCTCGTGCGCCGAGGTCAACCTGATGGCCTCGGACATCACCAACCTGCGGATGGCCGATTACGCCGGCGCCCGGGTTTTGCTGGTGGCCGACATCCACCGCGGGGGGGTTTTCGCCCAACTGGTGGGCACCCTGGCCTGTCTGGAGCCGGCCCAGCAGGACCAGATCGCCGGCTTCGTGATCAACCGTTTCCGGGGCGACCTGGCCCTCTTCGGCGACGGCACCCGCTGGATCACGGCGCGCACCGCCAAACCGGTCTTCGGGGTCCTGCCCTGGCTTACGGACATCCGCATCGAAGCCGAAGATTCAGTGGTCCTCGAAAACCCGCCGCCGCACTCCGGGGCCTCGCACAACCGGCCGCGGATCGGGGTGATCCGCCTTCCGCACATCTCAAACTTCACCGATTTCGACCCGCTGGCAAACCTGGAGGGCCTCTCGCTCCAGTTTCTCGAAAAAGTTCAGGAACTGACCGCCTTCGGCGCCGTCATCCTGCCCGGGTCCAAGAACACCCGCTCCGACCTCGCCTGGCTGGTGCAAAGCGGCTGGGCCGAGCGGTTGAAGGCCTACGCCGAGGCCGGCGGCCATCTGCTGGGGATCTGCGGGGGCTATCAGATCCTGGGACAGCATGTGGCGGACCCCGACGGGCTGGAGGGCCGCCCCGGCACCACCCCCGGCCTGGGCCTGCTGCCGGTGACGACCCGCCTGGCAGCTCCCAAGACCACCACCCGTTCGCGCTTCCTGTGGGGGCCAGCCGCCGGCAGCGGCTACGAGATCCACATGGGTCAGACCCGGCGCGCCGGCGGCCGTCCACTTTTGGCCGTGACCGAGCGCAACGCCCAGGCCTGCAGCGACGCGGACGGCTGCGTGGCCCCCGGCGGACGCGTCATGGGCACCTACATGCACGGTCTTTTCGACACCCCGGACGTCACCCGCGCCTGGCTGGCCACCATCGGGCTGGAGGCCGTCGCCGTCGGCGAAATCCACGGGCCGGCTGCCCGGGACCGGGCCTACGATCGCCTGGCGGCCCATTTCAGCCGCCATATCGACACCGACGCCCTGCTGGCGGCCTGCCTGGGCGGAAATTTTGCGGGAAATTGA
- the cobU gene encoding bifunctional adenosylcobinamide kinase/adenosylcobinamide-phosphate guanylyltransferase, translating into MISSPFQPPTASESILVIGGCKSGKSRHALALAAAVTPPRRLFIATCVPRDEEMHQRVARHQAERGPEWRTLEEPLGLAEAIRSHSSATDLILVDCLTLWLSNLMLADESLDGLDRRLSELMAALGNARCPVILVSNEVGAGIVPENSLARRFRDAAGMMNQTVAAGVDRVTWIVAGIPLTVKPQTPGRG; encoded by the coding sequence ATGATATCATCACCGTTCCAGCCACCGACGGCGAGCGAATCGATCCTGGTGATCGGCGGCTGCAAAAGCGGCAAGAGCCGCCACGCCCTGGCGCTGGCCGCGGCGGTGACGCCGCCCCGGAGGCTTTTCATCGCCACCTGCGTGCCCCGCGACGAGGAAATGCACCAGCGGGTGGCGCGCCACCAGGCCGAGCGCGGCCCGGAGTGGCGCACCCTGGAGGAGCCGCTGGGTCTGGCCGAGGCGATCCGCAGCCACAGCAGCGCAACCGATTTGATCCTGGTGGACTGCCTGACCCTCTGGCTCAGCAACCTGATGCTGGCCGATGAGTCCCTGGACGGGCTGGACCGCCGGCTGAGCGAGCTGATGGCGGCCCTCGGGAACGCCCGCTGTCCCGTGATCCTGGTGTCCAACGAGGTCGGGGCCGGCATTGTGCCCGAAAACAGCCTGGCCCGTCGTTTCCGGGACGCCGCCGGGATGATGAACCAAACGGTCGCAGCGGGAGTGGACCGCGTGACGTGGATCGTTGCGGGCATCCCGCTGACCGTCAAACCCCAGACCCCCGGTCGGGGCTGA
- a CDS encoding adenosylcobinamide-GDP ribazoletransferase: MIRPLWQDLRAALQFLTILPVGGGGDFNPRGLLPFFPLAGVLVGGLLFLLDSAVLQLWPRPVAALLDVAFLAFITGALHLDGLADAADGLYGRRPREKALAIMKDSRVGVMGLVAVVAGLALKWGGISALESHRGLLLVVIPAFARGGMLIGMRFLPYGRPEGGTGRAFFDAPLTLRSFAGFLLPLGLSVFLGWRGLFLVIAFATVVAAILAYYHAKLGCITGDMLGAMTEVTEAALFLLLSAGGAL, from the coding sequence ATGATCAGACCTCTTTGGCAGGATTTACGCGCCGCCCTCCAGTTTCTCACGATCCTGCCCGTTGGCGGCGGCGGAGACTTCAACCCCCGGGGGCTGCTGCCCTTTTTTCCGTTGGCGGGTGTTCTCGTGGGGGGTTTGCTGTTCCTGCTGGATTCGGCCGTCCTGCAGCTTTGGCCGCGGCCCGTGGCCGCGCTGCTGGACGTGGCCTTTCTGGCGTTTATCACCGGCGCCCTGCATCTGGACGGTCTGGCCGACGCCGCCGACGGCCTCTACGGCCGGCGCCCGCGGGAAAAGGCGCTGGCCATCATGAAAGACAGCCGGGTGGGAGTCATGGGCCTGGTGGCGGTGGTGGCCGGGCTGGCGCTCAAGTGGGGGGGCATATCGGCCCTGGAGTCCCATCGGGGCCTCCTGCTGGTGGTGATCCCGGCCTTCGCCCGGGGCGGCATGCTGATCGGGATGCGCTTTCTGCCCTATGGCCGGCCCGAGGGCGGCACCGGCCGCGCCTTTTTCGATGCGCCGCTGACGCTGCGGTCCTTTGCCGGGTTCCTGCTGCCGCTGGGGCTGTCGGTTTTCCTGGGGTGGCGCGGCCTTTTTCTGGTAATCGCCTTTGCCACGGTCGTCGCCGCAATCCTGGCCTACTACCACGCCAAGCTGGGCTGCATCACCGGCGACATGCTGGGCGCGATGACCGAGGTGACCGAGGCGGCGTTGTTTTTGCTGCTATCCGCGGGAGGTGCGCTGTGA